A region from the Geobacillus vulcani PSS1 genome encodes:
- a CDS encoding MarR family winged helix-turn-helix transcriptional regulator produces the protein MEGISRDIMYAVFRTQKALYRLIREDAARVGITEVQLVVLYTLMKKEYIRLQDLAEKLNLSNSNVSGTVDRLVGAGLVVREPSKQDRRAVILSLTEKGKETVLEAFGEQSVLRRRLRRIQELVSPEEIEQFLHLHEKIKAILLGEE, from the coding sequence ATGGAAGGAATCAGCCGAGACATCATGTACGCCGTCTTCCGGACGCAAAAGGCGCTGTATCGGCTCATCCGTGAAGATGCCGCTCGCGTTGGGATTACGGAAGTGCAACTGGTCGTGCTGTACACGCTGATGAAAAAGGAATATATCCGCCTTCAGGATTTGGCGGAAAAGCTCAATTTAAGCAACAGCAATGTGAGCGGCACGGTCGACCGGCTCGTCGGCGCCGGCCTTGTTGTCCGCGAGCCGTCGAAACAAGATCGGCGGGCGGTCATTTTGAGTTTGACGGAAAAAGGAAAAGAGACGGTGTTGGAAGCGTTTGGCGAGCAGTCGGTGCTGCGCCGGCGGCTTCGCCGCATTCAAGAACTCGTCTCTCCAGAGGAGATTGAACAGTTTTTGCATCTTCATGAAAAAATCAAAGCGATTTTACTTGGGGAGGAATAG
- a CDS encoding enoyl-CoA hydratase has translation MGTLVSFETQEHGLAVVTLNRPEAANALSRALLFELGALFQEIKFRKDVRVVLLTGAGDKVFCAGADLKERAGMNETEVRQTVALISKTINEVEKVPQPVIAVLNGSAFGGGLELALACDIRFAADDIQLGLTETSLGIIPGAGGTQRLPRLVGIGKAKELIFAAKRITAKEAERIGLVEYAVPRSELMDRALELARQIAENAPIAVRQAKRAIQSVFNVDLETGLAIEQLAYEATIPTKDRLEGLQAFKEKRKPVYKGE, from the coding sequence GTGGGCACACTTGTATCGTTTGAAACACAAGAACATGGCCTCGCCGTTGTGACATTAAACCGTCCGGAAGCGGCCAACGCGCTTTCAAGAGCGCTTCTGTTCGAGCTTGGCGCGCTCTTTCAGGAGATCAAATTTCGGAAAGACGTGCGCGTTGTCCTGCTGACCGGAGCAGGAGACAAAGTGTTTTGCGCCGGCGCTGATTTGAAAGAGCGGGCGGGGATGAATGAAACGGAAGTGCGGCAAACCGTTGCCTTAATCAGCAAAACGATCAACGAGGTGGAGAAAGTGCCGCAGCCGGTTATCGCCGTTTTAAACGGCTCGGCGTTTGGCGGCGGGTTGGAGCTTGCCCTGGCTTGTGACATCCGGTTTGCTGCCGACGACATCCAGCTTGGGCTGACGGAAACGTCGCTCGGCATCATTCCGGGAGCGGGGGGGACGCAGCGGCTCCCACGCCTTGTTGGCATCGGAAAAGCGAAAGAATTGATTTTTGCCGCCAAGCGCATCACCGCCAAAGAGGCGGAGCGAATCGGCCTTGTCGAATACGCCGTGCCGCGCTCCGAGCTGATGGATCGTGCTCTTGAATTGGCCCGGCAAATCGCCGAAAACGCGCCGATTGCCGTCCGGCAGGCGAAACGGGCGATCCAAAGCGTATTTAACGTTGATTTGGAGACCGGTCTTGCCATTGAACAGCTCGCCTATGAGGCGACCATTCCGACGAAAGACCGGTTGGAAGGCTTGCAGGCGTTTAAAGAAAAGCGGAAGCCGGTGTACAAAGGCGAGTAA
- a CDS encoding acyl-CoA dehydrogenase: MDFSLTKEQQMIKEMVRDFAEKEIAPYAAKWDEEAHFPLHVFRKMGELGLLGLPFPEEYGGAGGDTISYAIAVEEIGRACGGTGLSYAAAVSLGASPIYYFGTEEQKQKWLVPMAKGETLGAFGLTEPNAGSDAGGTRTTAVLDGDEYVINGEKCWITNAQYARQVIVTAVTGKDARGKNIITALIVPTDSPGFTIRSNYDKMGVRASNTCELVFENVRVPKENVLGDPQKGFNQFLYTLDGGRISIAALAVGIAQAAFEKALQYAKERIQFGQPISKFQAIQFKLADMAMEIELARNMVYKAAWLKDQGKPFTKEASFAKLFASEMGFRVCNQAIQIHGGYGYMKEYGVERHLRDIKLMEIGEGTSEIQRLVIARQLGC; the protein is encoded by the coding sequence ATGGATTTTTCATTAACCAAAGAGCAACAAATGATTAAAGAAATGGTTCGCGACTTTGCCGAGAAGGAAATTGCCCCATACGCGGCGAAATGGGATGAAGAGGCGCATTTTCCGCTGCATGTGTTCCGCAAGATGGGCGAGCTGGGGCTGTTGGGCCTGCCGTTTCCGGAAGAATACGGCGGCGCTGGGGGCGATACGATTTCGTATGCCATCGCCGTTGAGGAAATCGGCCGCGCCTGCGGCGGCACCGGGCTAAGCTATGCGGCCGCTGTGTCACTTGGGGCGAGTCCGATTTATTACTTTGGAACAGAGGAGCAGAAACAAAAGTGGCTCGTGCCGATGGCCAAAGGAGAGACGCTTGGCGCTTTTGGGCTCACGGAGCCAAACGCCGGGTCCGACGCTGGCGGCACGCGCACAACGGCGGTGCTCGACGGCGATGAATATGTCATCAACGGCGAAAAATGCTGGATCACGAACGCCCAATACGCGCGGCAAGTCATTGTCACCGCTGTTACAGGCAAAGATGCGCGCGGCAAAAACATCATCACTGCTCTCATCGTGCCAACTGACTCCCCAGGATTTACAATCCGTTCGAATTACGACAAGATGGGCGTGCGCGCGTCCAATACGTGCGAGCTTGTTTTCGAGAACGTCCGCGTGCCGAAAGAAAACGTCTTAGGCGACCCGCAAAAAGGGTTTAACCAGTTTTTGTACACGCTTGATGGCGGCCGCATTTCGATCGCCGCTTTAGCCGTCGGCATCGCGCAAGCGGCGTTTGAGAAAGCGCTTCAATATGCGAAAGAACGCATTCAGTTTGGCCAGCCGATTTCCAAGTTTCAAGCGATTCAGTTTAAGCTCGCTGACATGGCGATGGAAATTGAGCTTGCCCGCAATATGGTGTACAAGGCGGCTTGGTTGAAAGATCAAGGGAAACCGTTTACAAAAGAAGCGTCGTTCGCTAAGCTGTTCGCGTCGGAAATGGGGTTTCGCGTCTGCAATCAGGCGATCCAAATTCACGGCGGCTATGGTTACATGAAAGAGTACGGCGTTGAACGCCATTTGCGGGATATCAAGCTCATGGAAATCGGCGAAGGCACATCGGAAATTCAACGGCTCGTCATCGCTCGCCAGCTCGGATGCTAA
- a CDS encoding acetyl-CoA carboxylase biotin carboxyl carrier protein subunit has product MKQVAATMAGSVWKIVVAVGDRVEEGQDVVILESMKMEIPVAAETSGVVKHIHVQEGDFVNEGDVLVEIE; this is encoded by the coding sequence ATGAAGCAAGTTGCCGCCACGATGGCCGGAAGCGTCTGGAAGATTGTCGTTGCGGTCGGTGACCGCGTCGAAGAAGGGCAAGACGTCGTCATTTTGGAATCAATGAAAATGGAAATTCCAGTTGCCGCCGAGACGTCCGGCGTTGTGAAGCACATTCATGTGCAAGAAGGAGATTTCGTGAACGAAGGCGACGTACTCGTTGAGATCGAGTAG
- a CDS encoding hydroxymethylglutaryl-CoA lyase, with amino-acid sequence MSRWPAKVTIKEVGPRDGLQNEAAPIATADKIAWINLLSETGLSYIEVTSFVHPKWIPQLADAAEVAAGIRRKDGVTYAALVPNEKGLERALGAGVDEVGVFMSASETHNQKNINKTIAATFPVLEAVVKMAKQAGKTVRGYVSTVFGCPYEGAVPVDQVLTVADRLLAMGVDELSLGDTIGVATPKQVEDVLAEVLRRFPADRIAMHFHDTRGTALANIVVSMEMGITTFDSSLGGLGGCPYAPGASGNVATDDLVYMLHGMGIETDIDVERLTKAALFIRDKIGRPLPSRYLQTVGS; translated from the coding sequence ATGAGCCGATGGCCGGCGAAGGTGACGATCAAAGAAGTCGGCCCGCGCGACGGCCTGCAAAACGAAGCAGCGCCGATCGCAACCGCCGATAAAATCGCTTGGATCAACCTATTGTCAGAAACGGGGCTGTCGTACATTGAGGTGACTTCCTTCGTCCATCCGAAATGGATTCCGCAGCTCGCCGATGCTGCCGAAGTCGCAGCCGGCATTCGCCGCAAAGACGGCGTCACGTACGCGGCGCTCGTCCCGAACGAAAAGGGGCTTGAGCGGGCGCTTGGCGCTGGGGTGGATGAAGTCGGCGTCTTCATGTCAGCGAGCGAAACGCACAACCAAAAAAACATTAACAAAACGATCGCCGCCACGTTTCCGGTGCTTGAAGCGGTTGTGAAGATGGCCAAACAAGCCGGAAAAACGGTGCGTGGCTACGTCTCGACCGTGTTTGGCTGCCCGTATGAAGGGGCGGTCCCCGTCGATCAAGTGCTCACGGTCGCCGACCGGCTGCTGGCGATGGGGGTTGACGAACTGTCGCTTGGCGATACGATCGGCGTGGCGACGCCCAAACAAGTTGAAGACGTGCTTGCCGAGGTGCTCCGTCGTTTTCCGGCTGATCGGATCGCGATGCATTTCCATGACACGAGAGGGACGGCGCTCGCCAATATTGTAGTGTCAATGGAAATGGGAATTACGACGTTTGACAGCTCGCTCGGCGGCCTCGGCGGTTGCCCGTACGCCCCAGGGGCATCGGGAAACGTCGCCACCGATGATTTAGTGTATATGCTTCATGGCATGGGGATTGAAACCGACATCGATGTCGAGCGGCTGACGAAAGCGGCTTTGTTTATCCGCGACAAAATCGGCCGCCCGCTTCCGAGCCGCTATTTGCAAACGGTTGGATCATAG
- a CDS encoding AMP-binding protein has product MLTVTVGKLLEERARQYADREAVVYADRGLRLTYQQLNDYCRLVARGLMRLGIEKGEHVAIWATNVPEWIACQFATGKMGAVLVTVNTNYRAAELEYLLRQSDSTTLFLIEQYRDSSYIDILYEIVPELRTSAPGQLQSKRLPKLKNVVFLGDKRYPGMFTWNDILAMAHDVSEEELDERMASLDPHDVINMQYTSGTTGFPKGVMLTHYNIVNNAHQVAQCMGLGEGDRLCIPVPFFHCFGCVMSTLACVTVGATMVPVVEFHPKRVLETVAAERCTALHGVPTMFIAELNDPDFDKYDLSSLRTGIMAGSPCPVEVMKAVIEKMGMKDITIAYGQTEASPVITQTRTDDPLELRVETVGRALPGVEVKIVEPGTNKEVPRGVQGELCTRGYHVMKGYYNNPEATNEAIDQDGWLHTGDLATMDENGYCRITGRLKDMIIRGGENIYPREIEEFLYKHPKILDVQVVGVPDEVYGEEVMAWIILKDGETATAEEIREFCRGNISRHKIPRYIEFTDSYPMTASGKIQKFKLREMAKQRLGLTT; this is encoded by the coding sequence ATGTTGACGGTGACGGTGGGGAAATTGTTGGAAGAGAGGGCCAGGCAATATGCGGATCGCGAGGCGGTCGTGTACGCCGACCGCGGTTTGCGTCTGACGTATCAACAGTTGAACGACTATTGCCGCCTCGTCGCGCGCGGCTTGATGCGGCTTGGCATTGAAAAAGGGGAGCATGTCGCCATTTGGGCGACGAACGTTCCGGAATGGATCGCCTGTCAGTTTGCGACCGGGAAAATGGGGGCTGTGTTGGTGACGGTCAATACGAACTACCGCGCGGCGGAGCTTGAGTATTTGCTTCGCCAGTCCGATTCGACGACGCTCTTTTTGATTGAGCAATATCGCGACTCGTCGTATATCGATATTTTATATGAAATCGTTCCCGAGTTGCGCACGTCGGCGCCCGGACAGCTGCAATCGAAACGGCTGCCGAAGCTGAAAAACGTGGTTTTTCTTGGCGACAAACGGTACCCGGGCATGTTTACATGGAACGACATCTTGGCGATGGCGCACGACGTGTCAGAAGAAGAGCTCGATGAACGGATGGCGAGCCTCGACCCGCACGATGTGATCAACATGCAATACACGTCCGGGACGACGGGATTCCCAAAAGGGGTCATGTTGACGCATTACAACATCGTCAACAACGCTCACCAAGTCGCGCAATGCATGGGACTTGGCGAAGGCGACCGCCTTTGCATCCCCGTGCCGTTTTTCCACTGCTTCGGCTGCGTGATGAGCACGTTGGCTTGCGTGACGGTCGGGGCGACGATGGTGCCGGTTGTCGAGTTTCATCCGAAGCGGGTGCTCGAGACGGTGGCGGCGGAACGGTGCACGGCGCTCCATGGCGTGCCGACAATGTTTATCGCCGAACTGAACGACCCGGATTTCGACAAATACGATTTGTCATCGCTGCGCACCGGCATTATGGCTGGTTCTCCTTGCCCGGTCGAAGTGATGAAGGCGGTCATCGAAAAAATGGGGATGAAAGACATTACGATCGCCTACGGACAGACGGAAGCGTCGCCGGTCATCACGCAAACGCGCACCGACGATCCGCTTGAGCTGCGCGTCGAAACGGTCGGCCGTGCCTTGCCGGGCGTGGAAGTGAAAATCGTCGAGCCGGGCACGAACAAGGAAGTGCCGCGGGGGGTGCAAGGGGAGCTGTGCACGCGCGGCTATCATGTCATGAAAGGATATTACAACAACCCGGAAGCGACCAACGAAGCGATCGACCAAGACGGCTGGCTGCATACCGGCGATTTGGCGACGATGGATGAAAACGGTTACTGCCGCATCACCGGCCGGCTGAAAGATATGATCATCCGCGGCGGGGAGAACATTTATCCGCGCGAAATCGAGGAGTTTTTGTACAAACACCCGAAAATTTTGGACGTTCAAGTCGTCGGCGTGCCCGATGAAGTGTACGGCGAAGAAGTGATGGCGTGGATCATCTTAAAGGACGGTGAAACAGCGACAGCCGAGGAAATTCGCGAGTTTTGCCGCGGCAACATCTCCCGCCATAAAATCCCGCGCTACATCGAATTTACCGACTCATACCCGATGACAGCGTCCGGGAAAATTCAGAAATTCAAATTACGGGAAATGGCGAAACAACGCCTCGGGTTGACGACGTAA
- a CDS encoding HlyD family secretion protein produces MVNVKRLVALNIIVLILLVGGGFAAYYYVNEATNYIKTDNARIDGQVISVAAPLSGKLTSWRGDTGKTFSAGEEIGEVFDGKTTVPVTVPHRMTIVQQNAVKDSFVAAGMALARGFDLNDLWVTANIEETDIEDVKVGQDVDIYVDAYPDRKFSGKVEKIGNATANTFSLLPSSNATGNYTKVTQVIPVTISIDNYSGAGLVPGMNVTVRIHK; encoded by the coding sequence ATGGTGAACGTGAAACGATTGGTTGCGTTGAACATCATTGTGCTCATTTTGCTTGTCGGTGGAGGCTTTGCCGCCTACTACTATGTGAATGAAGCAACGAACTACATTAAAACGGACAACGCCCGCATCGACGGCCAGGTCATCTCGGTTGCTGCGCCGCTGTCCGGAAAACTGACATCCTGGCGGGGCGACACGGGAAAAACCTTCTCAGCTGGGGAAGAAATCGGCGAGGTGTTTGACGGCAAAACAACGGTGCCGGTGACCGTGCCGCATCGGATGACGATCGTGCAGCAAAACGCGGTCAAAGACTCGTTTGTCGCCGCGGGGATGGCGCTGGCCCGCGGGTTTGATTTGAACGATTTGTGGGTGACGGCGAATATTGAAGAGACGGATATTGAAGACGTAAAAGTCGGGCAAGACGTCGATATTTATGTGGACGCGTATCCGGATCGCAAGTTCAGCGGCAAAGTCGAAAAAATCGGCAACGCGACAGCGAATACGTTCAGTCTGCTGCCAAGTTCCAATGCAACCGGCAACTACACGAAAGTGACCCAAGTCATCCCGGTGACGATTTCCATTGACAACTACAGCGGAGCCGGACTTGTGCCGGGCATGAACGTCACCGTCCGCATTCATAAGTAG
- a CDS encoding acyl-CoA carboxylase subunit beta: MKETANQHDTLAAELEKRAAEIKKGGAPKYHEKNAAQGKLFVRERLNLLLDHGLEVEDGLFANCLAGDLPADGVVTGIGKINGRIVCVMANDSTVKAGSWGARTVEKIIRIQETAEKLRCPIIYLVDSAGARITDQLEMFPGRRGAGRIFYNEVKLSGKVPQVCLLFGPSAAGGAYIPAFCDIVIMVEGNASMYLGSPRMAEMVIGEKVTLEEMGGARMHCTVSGCGDVLVKTEEEAIAYARRYLSYFPSNYSEKPPVVEAKPPKSFDKTIEDIVPENQNAPFNMYDLIERIIDEGSFCEIKKLFAPEIITGLARLAGQPIGIIANQPRVKGGVLFHDSADKAAKFITLCDAFHIPLLFLADVPGFMIGTKVERAGIIRHGAKMIAAMSEATVPKISVIVRKAYGAGLYAMAGPAFEPDCCLALPNAQIAVMGPEAAVNAVYANKIAELPPEERAAFVEQKREEYRRDIDIYRLASELVVDGIIAPNELRNELIRRFEAYMSKYMVFSERKHGVYPV; encoded by the coding sequence ATGAAGGAAACAGCCAACCAACACGACACGCTCGCAGCGGAGCTGGAGAAAAGAGCGGCGGAGATCAAGAAAGGTGGGGCGCCAAAATATCATGAAAAAAATGCGGCCCAAGGGAAATTGTTTGTTCGCGAGCGGCTGAACTTGCTGCTTGATCACGGTTTGGAAGTGGAAGACGGATTGTTTGCCAACTGTTTGGCGGGCGATTTGCCGGCTGACGGGGTGGTGACCGGCATCGGCAAAATCAATGGCCGCATTGTCTGCGTGATGGCGAACGATTCGACCGTCAAAGCCGGCTCGTGGGGAGCGCGCACGGTCGAAAAAATCATTCGCATCCAAGAGACGGCGGAAAAGCTGCGCTGTCCGATCATTTATTTGGTGGACTCGGCCGGCGCCCGCATTACCGACCAGCTGGAAATGTTCCCCGGCCGGCGCGGGGCGGGGCGCATTTTTTACAATGAGGTGAAGCTGTCCGGCAAAGTGCCGCAAGTGTGCCTGCTGTTCGGTCCATCAGCAGCCGGCGGCGCCTATATTCCCGCGTTTTGCGATATCGTCATCATGGTGGAAGGCAATGCCTCGATGTACTTAGGCTCGCCGCGCATGGCGGAAATGGTGATCGGGGAAAAAGTGACGCTCGAAGAGATGGGCGGCGCCCGCATGCATTGCACCGTCTCGGGCTGCGGCGACGTGCTCGTGAAAACGGAAGAAGAAGCGATTGCCTATGCGCGACGTTATTTGTCGTATTTTCCATCCAATTACAGCGAAAAGCCGCCGGTGGTCGAGGCCAAGCCGCCGAAATCGTTTGACAAAACGATCGAAGACATTGTGCCGGAAAATCAAAATGCGCCGTTCAACATGTATGATTTGATTGAGCGGATCATTGACGAAGGATCGTTTTGTGAAATCAAAAAACTGTTTGCGCCGGAAATCATTACGGGACTGGCGCGCCTTGCCGGCCAGCCGATCGGCATCATTGCCAACCAGCCGCGCGTCAAAGGCGGCGTGTTGTTCCACGATTCGGCTGATAAAGCGGCGAAATTCATCACGCTTTGCGACGCGTTCCATATCCCGCTTTTGTTTTTGGCCGACGTCCCTGGCTTTATGATCGGCACGAAAGTCGAGCGGGCCGGCATTATCCGCCATGGGGCGAAAATGATCGCGGCCATGTCGGAAGCGACGGTGCCAAAAATCTCGGTCATCGTCCGCAAAGCGTACGGGGCCGGACTGTACGCCATGGCCGGGCCGGCGTTTGAACCGGATTGCTGTTTGGCGCTTCCGAATGCGCAAATCGCCGTCATGGGGCCGGAAGCGGCCGTCAACGCCGTTTACGCCAACAAAATTGCCGAGCTGCCGCCAGAAGAGCGGGCGGCATTTGTCGAACAAAAACGCGAGGAATACCGGCGTGACATCGATATTTATCGGCTCGCTTCCGAGCTGGTCGTCGATGGAATCATTGCGCCGAACGAGTTGCGCAACGAGCTGATTCGGCGATTTGAGGCCTATATGTCCAAGTATATGGTCTTTTCTGAGCGGAAGCATGGGGTGTATCCCGTTTGA
- the accC gene encoding acetyl-CoA carboxylase biotin carboxylase subunit yields the protein MFSKVLIANRGEIAVRVIRTCQKLGIRTVAVYSEADADSLHVKLADEAYLIGKPRVAESYLNIEKIIEVAKAAKAEAIHPGYGLLSENPAFARRCEEEGIVFIGPKADVIAAMGSKIEARRTMEKAGVPIVPGVTFALDSPDAAAEAAASIGYPVMLKASAGGGGIGMHIARDEAELRQAFEGSQKRAASFFGDGTMYIEKYIERPRHIEIQLLADSDGNCIYLWERECSIQRRHQKVVEEAPSPFLDEETRRKMGEAAVRAARYIGYANAGTMEFLVDEQKNFYFLEMNTRLQVEHPVTEEITGIDIVEEQLRIAAGEPLRYQQEDIRRDGHAIEVRIYAEDPNTFYPSPGRITAFSAPQGEWIRHETAVQSGITVTPFYDPMIAKLIAKGPDRQTAIERLLGALRDYRVEGIKTNIPLLEAVLSHPAFRAGDTTTDFLANYWQPTKTK from the coding sequence ATGTTTTCGAAAGTGTTGATTGCCAACCGCGGCGAAATCGCCGTCCGCGTCATCCGCACGTGCCAAAAGCTCGGCATCCGAACGGTTGCCGTCTACTCGGAAGCGGACGCCGATTCGCTCCATGTCAAGCTGGCGGATGAGGCGTATTTGATCGGCAAGCCGCGCGTGGCGGAAAGCTATTTAAATATCGAAAAAATCATTGAGGTTGCCAAAGCGGCGAAAGCGGAGGCCATTCATCCCGGCTACGGGCTGCTCTCGGAAAACCCGGCGTTCGCCCGCCGTTGCGAGGAAGAAGGAATTGTCTTCATCGGTCCGAAGGCGGACGTCATTGCGGCGATGGGCAGCAAAATCGAAGCGCGGCGGACGATGGAAAAAGCCGGCGTCCCGATCGTTCCAGGCGTCACGTTTGCGTTGGACAGCCCCGATGCGGCGGCGGAGGCGGCGGCTTCGATTGGGTATCCGGTCATGCTGAAGGCATCAGCCGGGGGCGGCGGCATCGGCATGCACATCGCTCGCGACGAAGCGGAGCTGCGCCAAGCGTTTGAAGGGAGCCAAAAGCGGGCCGCTTCGTTTTTCGGCGACGGGACGATGTACATTGAAAAATATATTGAACGCCCGCGCCATATTGAAATTCAGCTGCTCGCCGATTCCGACGGGAACTGCATCTACTTATGGGAGCGCGAATGCTCAATCCAGCGCCGCCACCAAAAAGTGGTCGAAGAGGCACCGTCGCCGTTTTTGGATGAAGAAACGCGGCGGAAGATGGGGGAAGCCGCCGTGCGCGCCGCCCGTTACATCGGCTATGCGAACGCCGGCACGATGGAATTTTTGGTCGACGAACAAAAAAACTTTTATTTTCTTGAAATGAACACCCGGCTGCAAGTCGAGCACCCGGTGACGGAAGAAATCACCGGCATCGACATCGTCGAAGAGCAGCTGCGCATCGCCGCTGGCGAACCGCTCCGCTATCAGCAGGAAGACATTCGCCGCGATGGGCACGCCATTGAAGTGCGCATTTATGCCGAAGACCCGAACACGTTTTACCCGTCGCCCGGCCGCATTACGGCGTTTTCGGCTCCGCAGGGCGAATGGATTCGTCATGAAACAGCGGTTCAAAGCGGCATCACGGTCACGCCGTTTTACGACCCGATGATCGCGAAGTTGATTGCGAAAGGCCCGGATCGACAAACGGCGATTGAACGCTTGCTCGGCGCGCTTCGCGACTATCGGGTGGAAGGGATTAAAACGAACATTCCGCTGCTGGAAGCCGTATTGTCCCATCCGGCGTTCCGTGCCGGGGATACGACGACCGATTTTCTCGCCAATTATTGGCAGCCAACGAAAACAAAATGA
- a CDS encoding DHA2 family efflux MFS transporter permease subunit, with translation MTAFVMGYTVFAVLVLAAVNIALRRRKSASAAVKAADEAAEANARPVEETKAQPSTETDGRSTAPAGQGGLGDIGSRGKVVATVMLGAFVAILNQTLINVALPHMMQDFNVETSTIQWLVTGYMLVNGVLIPISPFLIAKFPAKRLFLSGMSFFAIGAFVCSIAPSFAVMLAGRLTQAVGAGIIMQLMMVIMLSIFPPERRGVAMGTVGIAMMFAPAVGPTLSGWLVEHYTWRLLFYVVLPIALLDIVLASVWLKYTPRKGNPVLDVQGAVYSTIGFGGVLYGFSEAGSKGWGETEVVVSLVIGALFLIMFTWRSLRSEHPVLNFRVFRYPVFTLATVIGSVINMAMFAAMVLLPVYLQNLRGFTPLDAGLLLLPGAIVMAIMSPISGWVFDRIGARMLAIVGLIITAVTTWEFSKLTMDTPYSQLIWLYIFRMFGMSMLGMPIMTEGLNALPRHLYSHGTAMSNTIRQVAASLGTAFLVTIMSNRTKFHVETYRNEMTENNPLFMSLVGQLKQAIPSDEAIAQLLYGLVQQQSTVQGINDAFFVATGLTVVALVMAFFLKGKKQKSPSA, from the coding sequence ATGACAGCATTTGTTATGGGATATACTGTGTTTGCCGTTTTGGTCTTGGCGGCGGTCAACATCGCGCTGCGCCGCCGCAAATCGGCTTCAGCCGCAGTGAAGGCGGCCGATGAAGCGGCGGAAGCCAACGCTCGACCGGTGGAGGAAACGAAAGCGCAGCCGTCGACAGAAACGGATGGGCGTTCGACCGCCCCAGCTGGGCAAGGCGGCCTCGGGGATATCGGCAGCCGCGGCAAGGTTGTGGCGACGGTCATGCTTGGCGCGTTTGTCGCCATTTTAAATCAAACGTTGATCAACGTCGCCTTGCCGCATATGATGCAAGATTTCAACGTGGAAACGTCGACGATTCAATGGCTCGTGACCGGCTATATGCTCGTCAACGGAGTGCTCATCCCGATCAGCCCGTTTTTAATCGCCAAGTTTCCAGCGAAACGGCTGTTTTTATCGGGCATGTCGTTTTTCGCCATCGGCGCGTTTGTTTGCTCGATCGCTCCATCGTTTGCCGTCATGCTTGCCGGACGGTTGACGCAAGCGGTGGGAGCCGGCATTATTATGCAGCTGATGATGGTCATTATGTTGTCGATTTTCCCGCCAGAACGCCGCGGGGTGGCGATGGGGACGGTGGGAATCGCCATGATGTTTGCGCCGGCGGTCGGGCCGACGCTGTCCGGATGGCTTGTGGAACATTATACATGGCGGCTGTTGTTTTACGTCGTTTTGCCGATTGCGCTGTTAGACATTGTGCTTGCCTCCGTCTGGTTGAAATATACGCCGCGTAAAGGCAATCCAGTGCTGGACGTGCAAGGGGCGGTCTACTCCACGATCGGGTTTGGCGGCGTTCTATATGGCTTCAGCGAAGCCGGCAGCAAAGGATGGGGCGAGACAGAGGTCGTGGTTTCGCTCGTCATCGGCGCCTTGTTCCTCATCATGTTTACATGGCGTTCGCTCCGCTCGGAGCATCCGGTGCTCAATTTCCGCGTGTTCCGCTACCCGGTGTTTACGTTGGCGACCGTCATCGGTTCGGTCATCAACATGGCGATGTTTGCCGCGATGGTCTTGCTTCCCGTGTATTTGCAAAACTTGCGCGGCTTTACGCCGCTCGATGCCGGTTTGCTGTTGCTGCCGGGGGCGATCGTCATGGCGATCATGTCGCCGATCTCCGGTTGGGTGTTTGACCGCATCGGCGCGCGGATGCTCGCTATTGTCGGCTTGATCATCACCGCTGTGACGACGTGGGAATTCAGCAAGCTCACGATGGATACGCCCTACAGCCAGTTGATTTGGCTTTATATTTTCCGGATGTTCGGCATGTCGATGCTCGGGATGCCGATCATGACCGAAGGGTTAAACGCCTTGCCGCGTCATCTGTACAGCCATGGCACGGCAATGTCGAATACGATCCGTCAAGTGGCCGCTTCGCTCGGGACGGCGTTTTTGGTGACGATCATGTCCAACCGGACAAAATTCCATGTGGAAACGTACCGCAATGAAATGACGGAAAACAATCCGTTGTTCATGAGCCTTGTCGGTCAATTGAAACAGGCGATCCCAAGCGATGAGGCGATCGCCCAGCTGTTGTATGGACTGGTGCAGCAACAGTCAACGGTCCAGGGGATCAACGACGCCTTTTTCGTCGCTACTGGCTTAACGGTGGTGGCGCTCGTCATGGCGTTCTTCTTAAAAGGAAAAAAGCAGAAATCGCCATCGGCGTAA